A window from Planktothrix sp. FACHB-1365 encodes these proteins:
- the lipA gene encoding lipoyl synthase, with protein MVVKPDWLRVKAPQWERVGNVKGILRDLGLNTVCEEASCPNIGECFNAGTATFLIMGPACTRACPYCDIDFEKKPQPLDLTEPERLAEAVRRMNLNHVVITSVNRDDLSDGGASQFVRCIEEVRAVSPQTTIEVLIPDLCGNWDALELILQAKPEVLNHNTETIKRLYRRVRPQGDYQRSLELLKRSRQLTPEVYTKSGIMVGLGETDVEVRETMQDLRTVDCDILTLGQYLQPSPKHLPLVEFIPPEQFKAWREFGESIGFLQVVASPLTRSSYHAEQVRGLMEEYPR; from the coding sequence GTGGTTGTCAAGCCAGACTGGTTGCGAGTTAAGGCCCCTCAATGGGAGCGCGTTGGAAACGTTAAAGGAATTTTGCGGGATCTCGGCTTAAACACCGTTTGTGAAGAAGCCTCCTGTCCAAATATTGGAGAATGCTTCAACGCCGGAACGGCCACATTTTTAATTATGGGGCCAGCTTGTACCCGTGCCTGTCCCTACTGTGATATTGATTTTGAGAAAAAACCCCAACCCCTTGACTTGACTGAACCCGAACGATTAGCGGAAGCAGTACGACGCATGAACTTGAATCATGTGGTGATCACGTCTGTTAACCGGGATGACCTCAGCGATGGCGGTGCGTCTCAATTTGTCCGGTGTATTGAAGAAGTGCGTGCTGTATCTCCCCAAACCACCATTGAAGTGTTAATTCCTGATTTGTGTGGGAATTGGGACGCTTTGGAACTGATTTTACAAGCAAAGCCGGAAGTTCTCAACCATAATACCGAAACGATTAAACGGCTGTATCGTCGGGTTCGTCCTCAAGGAGATTATCAACGTAGTTTGGAATTATTAAAGCGATCGCGACAACTCACCCCAGAAGTTTATACCAAATCAGGAATTATGGTGGGACTGGGTGAAACCGATGTAGAAGTTCGAGAAACCATGCAGGACTTACGGACTGTTGATTGTGATATCTTAACCTTGGGTCAATACCTACAACCGAGTCCTAAACATTTGCCCCTAGTAGAGTTTATTCCGCCAGAACAATTTAAGGCTTGGCGAGAGTTTGGCGAGTCTATTGGGTTTCTGCAAGTTGTTGCGTCTCCCTTA